TGGGAAGCAAGGGAAGAAATTGCTTCCCTTGCAGAGAATTTTACATTatctttagccacaggtgaagttctggaagactggagggtggctaatggtgTGTCATTGTTTAAGAATGGAAGTAAGGACAAACCAGAGAAATACAGGATGGTGGGCCTGACGTCAGAAGTGAGAAAGTTGTTGGATGAGATTCTGAGTGACAGGATCTACCAACATTTGGTTAGGCAGGGACTGATTTGGAATGGACTGCAAGGCTTTGTGTGTGAGAAATTGTCTCCTAACTCTTCCAGGTCACCACGAGGATTGATGAAAGCAGGGAAATGGACATTGTCTATGTGAACTTTAGCAGACTTTTGACTAGGTCCAACATGGTGTGCTTGTCTGAAAGGTTAGATTACATGGAATTtaaggtgagctagccaattggattcaaaattggcttggaggaaggaatggagaggtGGTTATGGAGGGTTGCCCTCTGATTgggggcctgtgaccagtggtgtgttgCAGGAATCGATGCTGGGTCcactgatttggatgacaatgtacataacattgttagtaaatttgcaggtgaccctcaaattggtggtatagtggacagtgagaAAGGATATATAAATTTAGAACTGGATCTAGATCAGTTGATAAGTTGGAGCATGTAagagcaaatggaatttaactttgaCAAGTGTAATGTGTTGcacttaaaccagggcaggacttgcaaagtaaatggtagagccctggagagtgttgtgaaACAGAAATATgtgagttttactctgcaaatggaaaggcagaagggaaaatcggaagtgtcggtattacagtatagcaaaggggattacagaggcatgaggcgggagctggccaaaattgattggaaggaggccctagcagggaagacggtagaacagcaatggcaggtattcctgggaataatgcagaggttgcaggatcaatttattccaaagaggtggaaagactctaaggggagtaagagacacctgtggctgacaagggaagtcagggacagcataaaaattaagaagaggaagtataacatagcaaagaagagtgggaagacagaggattgggactcttttaaagagcaacaaaagttaactaaaaaggcaatacgaggagaaaagatgaggtacgagggtaaactagccaataatataaaggaggatagcaaaagtttttttaggtacgtgaagaggaaaaaaatagtcaaggcaaatgtgggtcccttgaagacagaagcaggggaatttattatggggaacaaagaaatggcagacgagttaaaccgttactttggatctgtcttcactgaggaagatacacacaatctcccaaatgttctaggggctggagaacctagggtgatggaggaactgaaggaaatccacattaggcaggaaatggttttgggtagactgatgggactgaaggctgataaatccccagggcctgatggtctgcatcccagagtacttaaggaggtggctctagaaatagtggaagcattggagatcatttttcaatgttctatagattcaggatcagttcctgtggattggagaatagcaaatgttatcccactttttaagaaaggagggagagagaaaacgggtaattatagaccagttagtctgacatcagtggtggggaaaatgctggagtcaattataaaagacgaaattgctgagcatttggatagcagtaacgggatcgttccgagtcagcatggatttacgaaggggaaatcatgcttgacaaatctactggaattttttgaggatgtaactaggaaaattgacaagggagagtcagtggatgtggtgtacctcgactttcagaaagccttcgacaaggtcccacataggagattagtgggcaaaattagggcacatggtattgggggtagggtactggcatggatagaaaattggttaacagacagaaagcaaagagtggggataaatgggtccctttcggaatggcaggcagtgaccagtggggtaccgcaaggttcggtgctgggaccccagctatttacgatatacattaatgacttagacgaagggattaaaagtaccattagcaaatttgcagatgatactaagttggggggtagtgtgaattgtgaggaagatgcaataaggctgcagggtgacctggacaggttgtgtgagtgggcggatacatggcagatgcagtttaatgtagataagtgtgaggttattcactttggaagtaagaatagaaaggcagattattatctgaatggtgtcaagttaggaggagggggagttcaacgagatctgggtgtcctagtgcatcagtcaatgaaaggaagcatgcaggttcagcaggcagtgaagaaagccaatggaatgttggccttcgtaacaagaggagttgagtataggagcaaagaggtccttctacagttgtaccgggccctggtgagaccgcacctggagtactgtgtgcagttttggtctccaaatttgaggaaggatattcttgctatggagggcgtgcagcgtaggttcactagattaattcccggaatggcgggactgtcgtatgttgaaaggctggagcgattgggcttgtatacactggaatttagaaggatgaggggggatcttattgaaacatataacatataaaagCAAAGGGCAtcggcttaaagtgagagggaagaggCTCGAAAGGAAGCTCGGggtaaaccttttcactcagtatgtatttggaacaagctgccattagaagctatagaagcagatacaattacgactttcaaaAGTCATCTGGGCAAATATATGGATGGGAAAGCTGtgtaggggtatgggccaaatgtagggagcccagaatgccaaatttgttggcatggacaagttgaggtgAAGTGCTTGTTTCCTTCTGCTATATAATTCTATAAATGCAAGCTGTTTGCCAGGATCATGACGGTGGGAGATCCTGATTTGTGTCTCATTTGGTttcagacagaggaactgaaattgGGCAACTGATTAGCTTGTACCTGGAGAAGAAACTGAACCTGAATGATAACGCTGTGCACTTGCTCTTTGCAGCTAACAGATGGGAACAGGTGTAAGTTGTTTTATTTCATGTAAATGTGGAAATGAGGGAGACGATTCCTTTCTGAAGGAGTGCGGATGACACTGgcaaaataacattttaaaatctgtttttGATATTCCTATTCCTTTTTGACTTTCTTGTGAGCCTAACATGTAATTGGGATTAGTTTAGGTCAGTTCAGGTATCTTTTACCTGAAATTAAACTTGTGTTAGCATAGCGTACTAATCCTCGCTTAAATTTAGTCAATTAACTAAATCTGGAATATAAAGTCAATAGTATCTATAACGATGACCATGCTGTAGTGCTATAGGTCATGGAATCCTCTTTGCTAATTCATGCAGAGTACATGGAACTCTCGAGCAAGTTGATATTGGCCATCTGTGAACTACTCCCTATATTTGCATTTGGTACCCGAGCAGATCAGCTTCTGAGTCATGTATCACACTAAGCAGTGAATTTGTCACTGTTCAGTCATATCACAATGCTGAAGATTCCTTTTTTCAGTGTTGTTTTCTGCATGGTCTGGTGCAGTTCATCAAGTTGGCTTGCCAGCACTTTCTGAGGACAATATCTTGCTGTCATCCTGTTATTTTAAACTAAAAAGGAGATGGAGCTTCAAATTGTGGTGAGGGCAAAACATTAGAATGTTGCTGCTAAATTACAGGTCTTTGATGTGAGACTTTGTATCTTAGATATGTGCTTGCAACATTGTCATTTTATTCCTTTCTTTCCGTTCCAGGTCAGTGATCAAAGAGAAGTTACAGAAAGGGATCACTGTCATTGTGGATAGATATGCATTTTCTGGAGTTGCATTCACAAGTGCAAAATCAGTACGTATAATAGAACTGGGGAAAATAATATTTTGAACTGTAAACCAAGGGAATAATGAATTAATTAAATACCTAAGTTTTTAGTGATAGGATATGCCTTTTGCTGATGCCTACAATGCCAATGTTTAAAGTTGACGGCCTAATTGTTTTTGAATTGGAAACACGTAGTATCTGTGGCATGTGTGTATCCTTCAGAACAGGAGGTTGGAGAAGTAACAATTCCTTAATTTAGATAACTTAGTGTTCCATGTGAATCCTGGTCTGACTTGGCTTCTCTCTCTATTAGAATTGATAATGGCAGTATTAGTCTTTATTCTTGATTTTCCTGGAAGTCCATGGGATGAATTAGAAAGACCATTTCCAGTAAAAGGCAGCTATAACTGGGAGGTACCTTCAGTACTGACCAAATTGCCAATGCCAGCAATTTAAAACTCATCATTTTTCTCAAGATATTTCTATGGCTACATCTTGCCTATCTCCTTTAACTCAAATTCTTGTCTCCTGTGTTGTTTACTTTGTCTCccagaagaagtttaccagaatgttgtctggattagaaggtattgttataaggagaggttagacataCATGTGTTGTCTTGTCTGGAATGTTGAACAATGAGGAAAAACCTAATAAAATTTATAAAGTGAGAGACACAGATAGAGTAGATAGGACCTTTTCCTAGGGTataaaaatgtcaaaaactagagggcatagcttcaaggtatGAGAAGGGAAAGTTAAAAGGTGctgtgcagggcaattttttttttacagagagtggttggtGCCTATAACGTGCTGTTAGGAGTGGTGATGGAAATGGATTCGATAAAGGTGTTTGAGGTtattggattggcacatggatatacagggaatagagggatgtggatcacgtgcaggctgaggagatttgtttaacttggtatcatgttcggcacagacaatgtgggttgaagggccttgaACCCACAAGGGGGTGGgttctatgctgtactgttctatatctaCGTTCCGTGTGAGAGTCAAGAAAGGATGTTTTTGTCAATTTAATGTTTGTCTACTGCTTTTTAAACTGTTTTCTCAAATAGGGTTTCACCTTGGACTGGTGCAAACAAGCAGATGTTGGTATTCCAAAACCAGACGTGATCCTGTTCCTGCTCCTTGATCCCATGGCTGCAATGAAACGAGGAGGTTTTGGTATTGAACGCTATGAAAACTCTTCATTTCAGGAGCGGGTGCATCAGCGTTTTAAAGATCTGATGATAGACGAGAGTCTAAACTGGAAGGTATGGACTTTATGAAGGAAGACTGAGAGCACTAATGAATGGCTGGACGGGTTGTCACTGAGGACCTTCATAGGAGACTTGTACTAAATGCATGTTTCACTGCTTCCCTGTGAGTTCACAGACATTCGTCAAGGCAGTCGTCTGTATGATAATGATGTGCAGCCGAGGAATATTAAAGGAATGGTGACAAAGTGTCATGCAATATAAAAAGggcactttggcccaaattgtccatgctgacaagaTGTAATTTACCTGTCCCGTGTTTTCAAGTCCCATTTAtctgtgtttggcacatatcccactcaacattttctatccatgcacctgttcaaatgtcttttaagcatTGCGATTTTACTTCCTTCTACCACCTTCTTTGGCAGCTTGATCCACATAGTCaatatcctctgtgtggaaaaaaacatatccctcaattcccttttaaattgtacccctctcaccttaaccctctagttttagactctcctaaCCTGAATAAGACtgactattcaccttatctacatCACTTATGAATCTATAAACCTcgataaggtcacctctcagtcttcttcactccaggaaaaacagtcccaacctatccagtctctccttataactagaacaatgcagcacaagaacaggccctttggcccacaatgcatgtgctgaatatgatgccaagaccatcacttcatCTACCTGCACAGACTCTTTATCCCTCTTGCATATCCATACGCTTATCCATatctgccactatcatatcttcctGAACCACCGCCCCCAGCAGTGCGTTGCAGGCACTCGGCACCCTCTGTGTATATTAAAAAAAggtgcctgcacatctcctttaaaccttgcccccttCGCCTTAAAGCCATGCTCTCTActggggaaataggttctgactgtctaccttatcaatgCCTCATTATTTTACATACTATCAGATCTCCCGGcaatctccagcattccagagaaaaccatccacatctgtccaacctctcgttGTAGCCaatacctctaatccaggcagcattctggtataccacctctgcactctttccaaagtctctacatgcttcctgtaatgggacgactagcactgcaagcaatactccaaatgcggcctataaagatgcatcatgacttcctgacgctTATACTGAATCCCCCGACCTATGAAAACaagcataccatttgccttctgtACTACTCTATATACTTGTTTTGCtactttcagagagttatggacaTGAATACCAAGATCCTTCTGTGCATAAATTTTGTTGAGGATCAtgcaattaattgtatattttccccttgcatttgacctccaaaaagtgcaacatctcacacttgttcGGATTAAACTATCTCCCATTTCTCCACCgatttctgtagttgatctatgTCCCGCTGTATACCTTGACAgggttcctcacagctcacaatcCCAATTTTGATGTTATCCACAATTCTGGCTCTCCAATCTATACTCTGGAATGGCACTGGAGTAGACTGGGCTGAAAGGTAGGAGTGTGACGGTGTCAGTCAGTTCCTTGACTAATCTGTGAGATAACTCCCCCAGCACTAGTACAAATTCCCCTTGATGTTGGTGAGTAGGACTTTGCATGATTGGTTTTATGCTTCCTGACATTTTTCACTGATTTTGGtagaggtgctcctcaacttacaatgggttacgttccgataaacccatcgtaaaaagaaaatatcataagtcgaaatgcatttaatacacctgatcatgtggcctgaagcgagctgcggctcgctgccgttgcccagcgtttgcaccattgtaaagtcgaaataacgtatgtcgaagcatcgtaagttgggGAGCATCTGCACATTCTTTTGCACAAGTCTTCCCACTTAGTTATATATAATTTGCGTTTATTTATTACTGAATATAGTTCTGGTCATTGAAGACTGTTGAAACTGCAGCTGCTATCCTTGCAGGTAGTGCATCATAGATCTTGACGCCTCACTGTTTAAAGTAATTGTCTGGTTCTTTGATGATCACTTGGTCTCCTCTTTTTATCGGTCCTGCTGTGAGAAATAGCTTCTCATTTAATCTATTTGACTATTTGTGACATTATTCTTTTTACATATAACAGGTGTTTGATGCTTCCCAAAGTATTGAAGTCTTGCATCAGGAGATAATGTCTAATGTGGAGAAAACCATAGAGAAAGCAGCAGAGGAGCCAATTGGAGAGCTCTGGAAATGATGTTGTTTCTGTGGTGACAGCGAGCCATTTGGTTCATGGAGACCTTGCTATTAGAAGATTGTTAATCTTTTCAGCTTCAAAGTGTTCAACTGTAGTTTGTAGCCACTTCTCTGTGCATTCTTCTGCCTTGTTATTTTGGAAGGATTCGTTCCAAAGCTTAGCTATTTTGTTTAAAACTAGTTATTTGAATGCAACAGCCCTGCGCAcctttttaaaaatgaaaatcaCCATAAAACAATCTATTAGAAACTATATGTTATTAATTTGTCACAATTTTTTTGGTTTTCTTTTCCTCGCGATATTCTCCCAGTTTATTACGCTACTTCAGTTTCACCCTTATAACTAGATTCAATCCCAAACTCTAGTGCCATCTGTGTGGCGTttagatgttctccctgtgaccaggtggcttTCCCCTTGGCACTTTGGTTTCCTTACAAGCCCTacgggcttgtagattaattgaccattgtaaattgtctgaagaagggtctcaacccgaaccgtCATCCATTCCATATTgtgaattgtcactagtgtgtagaagTAATTGAATCTGGGAGTTGTTAATGGGAATTTGAGAAGAATGAAATGGAATTAATGTGTattcagtgtaaatgggtggtgggTACAGGTGTGGATGGTGAGCTGGAGGGTGCAAATGGCACCCTCTGTGCCATCATTCTGTGCAGTATCGTTCTGACCAGTTGCTGATGGCTATCAGTTTTCCATGCAAATAAATCTCAACTTGTTATAGGAATATAATGTTTTAACTTTTTATTCAAAATGTACATGTAGCAAGAATTCAGACcatggtattaataaatgaaacATCAATGGTCAACTAGCTTCGTAATGTTACTTGCAAAAGGCCATTGGCATAATAGTGCTGCATTTTATATAGTGTAATTTTCTTTTGTGTGTAGGGTAAATCAAATATAATCTGAGGATGTGATATCGGCAGAGAAAATAATTTCATGCATTTGACTTCAATGCCAGCAGAGGGAGAACCTCACTGGGATTAAGTAGGGTGGGTAGGGGGTGTCCTGCTTTTACAAAACAGAGTGCATTTGTTGCTTATTGTCTCACATTTTGCTTTCATTATGGATCTGAGATTTAAAAGTAACAACTGAGCTGGAATTAATTGCCATTTGCAGAGTTTTAAATTTCTATCCTCCTCTGAACTCTGCGGATAGACTTAAGGCCCCAGTTCAACAAACACGTTGAATGGAGAATTTTTCTTCTAAATACCTTTTAAAACTGGTCATTAATTTAATGTCAAGAAACTTCAACAGGGCCATACAACCTCCTCCCGAAGATGCTATGTTCTGAACTACTTGACTGGGGCCTaagcaaaggtatcacaaaatgctggagtaactcagcaggtcaggcagcatcgtggagaaaaggaatgggtgacattttgggtcgagacccttcagactgatgtcaaggggggcgggacaaagaaaggatataggtggagacaggaagatagtgggagaactgggaagggggaggagagggacagaggaattatctaaagttagagaagtcaatgttcataccgctgggctataggctgtccaaacgaaatatgaggtgctgttcctccaatttccggtcggcctcactatgacactggagaaggcccatgacggaaaggtcagactgggagtgggagggggagttcaagtgctcagccaccgggagatcaggttggttaaggcggattgagcgaaggtgttgagtgaaacgatcgccgagcttgcatttggtctcgccgatgtagagaagttgacatctggaacagcggatacaataggtgaggttggaggaggtgcaggtgaacctctgtctcacctgaaaagactgtttgggtccttggatggagtcgaggggggaggtaaagggacaggtgttgcttctcctgcggttgcagtggaaagtgcctggggagggggtggtttgggtagggagggacaagtggaccaaggagttacggaggaaactctgcggaacgcagaaaggggaggagatgggaagatgtggccagtagtgggatcccgttggaggtgaagaATGTTGGAGGATGGTTTGTTGGAtacgttggctgatggggtggaaggtgaggacaaggggattctgtccttgttacgaatggggggagggggagcaagagcagagctgcgggatatagaggaggccctagtgagagcctcatctataatggaagcggggtagccccgtttcctaaagaatgaggacatctctgatgcccttgtgtgaaacacatcctgggcgcagatgcggcgtagacagaggaattgggagtaggggatagactttttgcaggagacagggtgggaagaagtgtagtccagatagctgtgggagtcagtgggtttgtggtagatgtcagtcactagtctgtctcctgtgatggagatggtgagatccagaaatggtagggagatgttagagatggtccaagtatatttaagagcaggatggaaattggtggtgaaatgtat
The genomic region above belongs to Rhinoraja longicauda isolate Sanriku21f chromosome 13, sRhiLon1.1, whole genome shotgun sequence and contains:
- the dtymk gene encoding thymidylate kinase isoform X1, giving the protein MAAKRGALIVLEGVDRVGKSTQCNRLHEALQERGRDVEQMRFPDRGTEIGQLISLYLEKKLNLNDNAVHLLFAANRWEQVSVIKEKLQKGITVIVDRYAFSGVAFTSAKSGFTLDWCKQADVGIPKPDVILFLLLDPMAAMKRGGFGIERYENSSFQERVHQRFKDLMIDESLNWKVFDASQSIEVLHQEIMSNVEKTIEKAAEEPIGELWK
- the dtymk gene encoding thymidylate kinase isoform X2, which gives rise to MATVQNYRRGAAGTGPASEGKITTKRWSNSEGQAASLWRTDRGTEIGQLISLYLEKKLNLNDNAVHLLFAANRWEQVSVIKEKLQKGITVIVDRYAFSGVAFTSAKSGFTLDWCKQADVGIPKPDVILFLLLDPMAAMKRGGFGIERYENSSFQERVHQRFKDLMIDESLNWKVFDASQSIEVLHQEIMSNVEKTIEKAAEEPIGELWK